The following DNA comes from Lemur catta isolate mLemCat1 chromosome 19, mLemCat1.pri, whole genome shotgun sequence.
CCTTTATGATTCCCCTGTGAGGGCTCCCTGCTCCCTtttctccccagcctcccccaagCCAGACTGACCTGCAGTGCCCCTTCACATCGCCCATCTTTGCTTTTGCAGGATGTTCTTTACACTATCTGTAATCCTTGTGGCCCTGTGCAGAGAATTGTCATTTTCCGAAAGAATGGAGTGCAGGCCATGGTGGAATATCCTTTGCTGGGAAACAGGTGTTCCTTGGGGTGGAGGCTGTCATAGGACTTGGGAGGGGGCCATTTTTTCAAGCAGCTGGTATCTACTGACTGCCTGCCACATGCCAGATGCCTTCACAAAGTTCACGGTCTGATGGAAGAGACAGTTAAACAAGGAGCCAGACATACAGTGTGATAGTGCAAATCTTAGGTGAAGGGAAAGAGCAGAGTGCTATGAGATACGAGGGGAAAGGAACTTAAAAGGCGATCTAGGAAGCTTTCTGAGGAGTCGCTGACCTATTTCTATGAGGAGATAGGAGTTGGTATTCAAGGTGGAGGAAGCAGTTCTGCAGAAGTTTTCAAGGTGGGAAGGAGCTTAGCATCAGAGAAACTGAAAGACTTGACTGCAGAGTgactggtgggggaggggtttgTTGCAGACATCTGGAAGAAGTTTTTAGGGCATCCTAGATACAGCAGTGTGACACTTGGGGCAGGTTGCAGGGGAAAGCCACTTAGGACAAGGAAGGATGAAATCTGGTTGACGTCTCAGGTTGTTCAGGCTTAGTCAAAGGGCCTAAGAGAGGACTGGGACAAAGAAAAAGGTGGTTTGGCTTGGGATGGTGGGAGAGGAAGTTGCTACTACTACTGGGCTGGTGGCAGGGCTAGGGGTACAGGTCACAAGAGAACTCTGGCTAGTAACTGCCCACTCAGGGCAGCAGTTGAGTCCACCTGCACAGTTCTGGCCTCTTGAACCTGAAGCTGGTGTCTGTGGGCAGTGAGCTGATCCCAAAGCACTACGGTCTTTGGGTGCTACCTATGTCCTCTTTCCTTTCTGGGACAACATGAAGCCCTTCCCAAAGAGCTCCCATGATGGGACTTTCCTTAACTTGACTCACATTTGACTCTGTTCAAAGTGCCCAGCGGGCCAAGGCCTCACTCAATGGGGCTGATATCTATTCTGGCTGTTGCACTCTGAAGATTGAATATGCGAAGGTAGGTCTGAGAAGTGACTGTCCCTTGTCAGCTTCCAGATGAGTTGGGACGTGGCTGATCTCAGTTTTGTCTTGTCCTTGCAGCCTACACGCTTGAATGTGTTCAAGAATGATCAGGATACTTGGGATTACACAAACCCCAACCTCAGTGGACAAGGTAATCCTGATGGCCACTTTGTTCTAAATATACCCGCCTTGCCTTCATTCGGATAGCGCACTTCATAGACCCGGGCTCAGGGTTATGTAATGCCATTGGGCTCCCTGTGGACATGGGAGGGTCTTGGGGTAAGCTCTTGGGAAGGACACCCCAGTGGGAGAAGGGGAATAAGGGGCCTCTGCAGGTCCTAGTTGATGCTTGGGGCTCTCTACTGCTGAGGGTGCAGAGTCAAGGCAGAGGCTTGGTGGGTGGGGAGCAGGCCTCACTGAGGACAAGGTGTGGCGGTGGGCTTAGAAACCAGTAGCACCTCCTAGAATCTGGTTAGCGTCACTGACTCTCCATTCTCCCTGGGCCAAGAATTGTCCTCTTGCTCTGCACTGTCGAGTGTCTGATTTGTGGGGAGGTGACAGAGTTGGGCTCTTGCAACAGAGCCTTTGAGCACGCTGACCTTGTGGAGGTGAGACTCTGGATTGGACCAGGGCATATATTCCTCACTTCATTTGTAGTGGGGACTCAACATCTCTGCAGGGGGCCCAAATGGACATCCCCCTTCTTAGTGTCCGTCAAGAATGGTTTGCTCTTTGtaggagggagagatggaggatTGCCTGTGAAAAACAGTGGCACCTCCTCAGCAAGACCGTCCCATCTCTGTGTCTGCCTTGGTCTATACGTCGGACCAGGCCATGGCTGAGGGAGGAAGTCTGGTTGCTGACATCGCACAGGCGCTGGGAGGCCAGAGGCCACTGTTGCTAGGCAGGCCTGTCTTGCCCTTGCAGCTGGGAAGCAGTGGGCAGGGTGGGCTAGACTCTCCCCAGGACCCTCACAATGGGCCCTGTGGGCCTGGATGCTCCCTCCAAAGGTCAGAGGCAAATTGATGACCAAGTGAATGTACCAGAGCGGGCAATGGCATTACATGACTGCTAACAGAAACATGGCAACCAACCATTTCTTCTCCAAGGAACATAAATAGAAGATGTGCAGACCGGCAGGGGCTAGTGGCAGGGGCTGGCTGTGCATTGGTTTTTGATGCCTCTCAGCTTTGgctgcccccagggctggggcccaaAAAACAAGGGCTCATGAGGTAACCTGGAGTGAGGTCGGTGCTTGGCCACCCCCCTTGGAAACCATACTTCAGCGGCTCTGCCTCTGCACATTGCTCACCAACACACAGGGTAGAAAACCACTAGCTCTTCCTGGAGAGAACAGAACATGCAGCCTCCACCACGTCCCCAGAAACAGCCGCAGACTTGAGCTCACTACATCAAGAACACCACACCGTGCTCCAAGGAACAGCTACAAgcacagagacagaggcagacagagacaaagagagaaagagacgcAACATGGCAGCAGACACTGCTTTTTttactaaacattaaaaaaaaaaaaagtcaaaatccaAGCAAACTTGAACCCGAAAATGTACACAGAAGTAGGAAACACAGAGAACAGAGCTCTCCCAGCCAGCCAGCGGTGCTCTTTTCGGAGAACGTTTCATAGACTGAAGTAGATTCCATGGGCCTCCAAGACAATAGGATCCTCTCCATTCCTCGCCacatgggttttgttttttaagtcctTTGGTTTGGGGAGggccttcttttttattttctgttttgatatttttattttttctgcagtCATCGGCTGCCAACATAACCTGCACCAACTGGAGatcagaaacaaaccaaaaaaaaaaaaccacaacaacaacaaaaaaaaaaaatcaaaaaaccaaaacagaccTAAAACCAGACAGCCAAACAGCTCAGAGGCACACAGTTACCTGCTGGCGGGTAACCGGGCGCGCTCCCAAGGCCAAAAGCGCGAGCATAGTGGGGCCACTGGCACACTTCATACCCAGGAGACACGCACACGGAGCGCTACACAGCCAGAAGCACCGCACTGCAGCACATAATGTGAGGAGGTGACAACACGGACACTACCCACTTCATACACCTTTATTTCCACTTTCTGATATCTTCTGAGGACAGAACATCTGTGAGCCATTTTTGATTTAATGAAAACATtgacttttaaaacaattcttaaaaaaaattgtagcgGATGTGTACCGTAACTTGTATTTATGACTGTAAAACCATGTGATGCAGGGTCGCAGTGTATGTTTGATGGGACGCCATCTTTCAGAACTGTGCTAACTCACTGTTGAAGCGTCCAATGGtaagagaaaatacagatttgTTTTTTGTGACAAATGGACATTGTACTCTGTACTTCTGCTGTAAGTAGTCCTTTTCCATCTTTGTAATGACTGTTGAAAACAAAACCCAGACCGGGTGGCAGGAAAGGGCAGTGGTTTTGAGCCCTGGGTTTTGGAGTCagccagacctgggttcaaatcccagctcagccactaacttgctttgtgaccttgggccaaAGTGTCTTTTAACTGCTCAGTTAAAAGTTAATGACTCaggtttcttatctgtaaaatggggctataAAATatcagtacctacctcatagggttgttgtgaggaattCAAAAAGCTGTGATGTTTGTAAAGCGCTTAGCCCAGTGTCTGCCACTGAAGCACTAAATTAATGGTATTGATTATGAACTGGAGCTGGGGTCGGGAAGTGGATCTGCGCCATTGATGGGTCTGAGAATGTTGATGGCTTGTACATGATTGCTCTTTTGAACTGACTCTGCTGTTGCCCTGCTTGTCACCTCCTACAGCCCCTCTCCTCGGGCTGGACATGAATGGGTTGGGTGGGAGGGTGTCTGGGACTGGGATTAAGAAGGAAGGGCCTAGAGAGTGGGTGGGGCCTAGAGCTCCTAGAACTTTGAAACGTTGGGGGTCAGATTTTATCCTTCTGCCATTTTTGGGTTATTTTCCTGCTATCAATCTCCTCTCCCTTCATTGGGAGTTATTTAGAAAGCTGCTCTTGGCCCCTGTAATATATCAGCTTCCATAGCAGCTGCAGGTTCCCCCCGAGGGCCCATGAcctgggcttcctcccagggccagggcagctgAGAGAGCACAGAACCTGGCCTTATCCTTCTCAGAAAAAGGAGATCAGCCCTCTTGATACGAGGAGGGGACGGAGAGTGGGCTCTACTTTGAGGCTTGGGCTTCATGCCTACCTGGGGTCAGGCCACGAGAGAAGGCCCCAGCAGCCCTTGTAAGGGAGAGTTTGCAGCAAGGCTCCCCAGAACTGAGATTAGCCTCTGTAGTCAGGGGGGAGAGCGATTCTTCTTTCTGAGTTAGATGCTAACTGTTTTCTCTGTCTACAGGTGACCCTGGCAGTAACCCCAACAAACGCCAGAGGCAGCCCCCTCTCCTGGGAGATCACCCCGCAGAATATGGTGAGGGCAGGGGGTTCCCCTCCGTGGACTCCCGTGGCTCATGTGCCcctgcccgccgcccgccgcgcaAATTCTCACCcgtcctccctctctttccttcccaccccccaGGAGGGCCCCACGGTGGGTACCACAGCCATTACCATGATGAGGGCTACGGGCCCCCCCCACCTCACTACGAAGGGAGAAGGATGGGTCCACCAGTGGGGGGTCACCGTCGGGGCCCAAGCCGCTACGGCCCCCAGTAtgggcaccccccaccccctcccccaccacccgaGTATGGCCCTCACGCCGACAGCCCTGTGCTCATGGTCTATGGCTTGGATCAGTCTAAGATGAACTGTGACCGAGTCTTCAATGTCTTCTGCTTATATGGCAATGTGGAGAAGGTGAGCTTCTGCTGAGTCAACTGCTTTCCTTGTAGCCCTGGCAGGCCTGAGGGAGGCTCTGAGCCTCCTAGCTTGCTGGTCAGCAAAGGGGGAAGAGCCAGTGGGAGCCTGGCTTGGAGCAAACCAACCTGAAGTGGGTACTTCGGTTAACCCAGGTGATCTACTAGACAGGTTTTGATTGGCTCTCActgtatgtttcattttcttcaaattaccaatattttaaaaatcagattttattaCATAAGAGTGCTAATACTTAACTAGTACATGAACATAGAAAgtatgtttttagagacagagggtcttgctctatcactcAGGCTGTAATACAGTGGCGTGCTTATAGCTctttgcagccttgaactcctgagctcaagtgatcctcctgtctcagcctcccaagtagctggcactgcagTCGTGTGCCCTGGctaatttgttaaataatttttttgtagagatgaggtctcaccatgttgcctgGTCTttgttttgaactcctggcctcaagcgatttggcctcccaaagttctgggattaggATTACacgcctgagccactgtgcctggcctttcccccaccccctttctttttttctttttttttttttttttttttcagaaacatttaatagggacttaCAGATACCTTGTCTTGGGTGGTGACAAGACAAGATGGTGGAACCCTTCACCATTGCCCCCTGGGTCTAGGGCTTATCTGCCATAGAGAAGGAATGTGTAGGACAGTTGAAGTTGACCCCTCAGGGAAAGAATGCATTTAGGAAATATGTAAAAACTTACCCATTGTTAAAGACCATTAGTGTAAGGATTTTTTCTGGCAACACTGGGTTTTCTTGCCTTCCCTGTGGAAACAGTGGGCTGGGGCTGAGTGGTGGCTGACTGTCCATCTGAGACCAGGTGGCTTTTGCCTACATCAAATCCatctgggtctttttttttttttttttttttttgagacagagtgtcactttgttgcccgggctagagtgagtgccgtggcatcagcctagctcacagcaacctcaaactcctgggctcaagcgatcctcctgcctcagcctcccgagtagctgggactacaggcatgcgccaccatgcccggctaattttttgtatatatattttagttggccagataatttctttctatttttagtagagatggggtctcgctcttgctcaggctggtcacgaactcctgaccttgagcgatccacccgcctcggcctcccagagtgctagggttacaggcgtgagccaccgcgcccggccccatctGGGTCTTAGAAGCCTTTTTGCAGCCCCTGGCGTGGCCTGTTGATGATCGTAGCAGCTAGTGCATGTGAAGTGTGTTTCCTGTATATCGGGCACTGAAGAGCTTTACATGTAGTAACTTGTTTAGTTTTCACAGTAATCCTTAATAGTCATTCATGAGACAGCACAAGGACAGGGACTGTAGCAGCCAACAGACGGCAACAGTGGCGTTGAAGTAGACGGGGGAAATGGAGGGCAGAGGTTCAGTAACGGCCCGGGCTCAGTAACCTGGTATGGAAGCCGTGCTCACAGCCCGTGTGTTACTGTGCTCTGTAGTACTTTCATACAGGAATCCACAGACAGCGTTTGTCCATAGATACGTGTGTCTGTGCGTAACagataaaatgagaatgaaaatggctgattttctcattttgcacATTGGTTTTTGTTGTGCTTTATGAAATGACCCACTCATGGCTTATGTCCTGTAGTTAGAAACTCTGCTTCACCTCAGGTTGAGCTCTTGCTGGGGGCCAGGCATGTTTTTTTGGTTGTCATGATTCCCTATCCATGAGTGAGGGAAGTGGAAGCCCAGATCAGGAGTTTTTGCTTCTGACTAGCTTGGAAGGGGTGGGAGAAGGGTTGCTGGCAGTGGGGCAGTGGTGCTGACTCTAGCTGTTCTCCCTAAGGTGAAATTTATGAAAAGCAAACCGGGGGCCGCCATGGTAGAGATGGCTGATGGCTATGCTGTGGACCGGGCCATTACCCACCTCAACAACAACTTCATGTTCGGGCAGAAGCTGAATGTCTGGTAGGTGCTCAGGCTCCCCAGGCTAGGGATGGTTGGAGAGGGactaaagagaaaaaggaaggggggGCAGTGGGGCCCAGCAGAGGAGCACGGTGAGGCCGAGGTGCCTACTCAGGCAGGAATGGGGTGTGGCAGATGTGTTCTGAGATGTTCTCTGAAGCTGTGGGAGGAAGTGGGTCAGCCTCGCCTCCATAGTGGCTCGGTGCCCCATGAGGCACATAGCACTATCAGCTGGATGCACGGCCACCCAGGCCTCTGCAAGGCTACAGCAGAGATCTTGGGCGGGGGCATGACTTTGGGTCTGACAAAGGgatctcccttcttccctcctacAGTGTCTCCAAGCAACCAGCCATCATGCCCGGTCAATCATATGGGCTGGAAGACGGGTCTTGCAGTTACAAAGACTTCAGCGAATCAAGGAACAACAGGTTCTCCACCCCAGAGCAGGCAGCCAAGAACCGCATCCAGCACCCCAGCAACGTGCTGCACTTCTTCAACGCTCCCCTGGAGGTGACGGAGGAGAACTTCTTTGAGGTGGGTGCCATGGCACTTCTCAGGCACTTGGTTCCTCACCACAGTTACGTGAGTAGGCAATTCATTTTAGCCTTTCAACAAATAGCTTTGGAGgtcctgctcttttttttttttgagacagagtctcgctttgttgcctgggctagagtgagtgccatggcatcagcctaggtcacagcaacctcaaactcctgggcttaagtgatcctactgcctcagcctcccaggtagctgggactacaggcatgtgccaccatgcctggctaatttttgctatatgtgttttagttggccagataatttctttctatttttttagtagagacgggggtctcgctcttgctcaggctggtctcgaactcctgacttcgagcgatccacccgcctcggcctcccagagtgctaagattacaggcgtgagccaccgcgcccggccttttttttttttttttttttttgaa
Coding sequences within:
- the HNRNPL gene encoding heterogeneous nuclear ribonucleoprotein L isoform X4 → MPKKRQALVEFEDVLGACNAVNYAADNQIYIAGHPAFVNYSTSQKISRPGDSDDSRSVNSVLLFTILNPIYSITTDVLYTICNPCGPVQRIVIFRKNGVQAMVEFDSVQSAQRAKASLNGADIYSGCCTLKIEYAKPTRLNVFKNDQDTWDYTNPNLSGQGDPGSNPNKRQRQPPLLGDHPAEYGGPHGGYHSHYHDEGYGPPPPHYEGRRMGPPVGGHRRGPSRYGPQYGHPPPPPPPPEYGPHADSPVLMVYGLDQSKMNCDRVFNVFCLYGNVEKVKFMKSKPGAAMVEMADGYAVDRAITHLNNNFMFGQKLNVCVSKQPAIMPGQSYGLEDGSCSYKDFSESRNNRFSTPEQAAKNRIQHPSNVLHFFNAPLEVTEENFFEICDELGVKRPSSVKVFSGKSERSSSGLLEWESKSDALETLGFLNHYQMKNPNGPYPYTLKLCFSTAQHAS
- the HNRNPL gene encoding heterogeneous nuclear ribonucleoprotein L isoform X2, whose amino-acid sequence is MSRRLLPRAEKRRRRLEQRQQPDEQRRRSGAMVKMAAAGGGGGGGRYYGGGSEGGRAPKRLKTDNAGDQHGGGGGGGGGAGAAGGGGGENYDDPHKTPASPVVHIRGLIDGVVEADLVEALQEFGPISYVVVMPKKRQALVEFEDVLGACNAVNYAADNQIYIAGHPAFVNYSTSQKISRPGDSDDSRSVNSVLLFTILNPIYSITTDVLYTICNPCGPVQRIVIFRKNGVQAMVEFDSVQSAQRAKASLNGADIYSGCCTLKIEYAKPTRLNVFKNDQDTWDYTNPNLSGQGDPGSNPNKRQRQPPLLGDHPAEYGGPHGGYHSHYHDEGYGPPPPHYEGRRMGPPVGGHRRGPSRYGPQYGHPPPPPPPPEYGPHADSPVLMVYGLDQSKMNCDRVFNVFCLYGNVEKVKFMKSKPGAAMVEMADGYAVDRAITHLNNNFMFGQKLNVCVSKQPAIMPGQSYGLEDGSCSYKDFSESRNNRFSTPEQAAKNRIQHPSNVLHFFNAPLEVTEENFFEICDELGVKRPSSVKVFSGKSERSSSGLLEWESKSDALETLGFLNHYQMKNPNGPYPYTLKLCFSTAQHAS
- the HNRNPL gene encoding heterogeneous nuclear ribonucleoprotein L isoform X1 is translated as MSRRLLPRAEKRRRRLEQRQQPDEQRRRSGAMVKMAAAGGGGGGGRYYGGGSEGGRAPKRLKTDNAGDQHGGGGGGGGGAGAAGGGGGENYDDPHKTPASPVVHIRGLIDGVVEADLVEALQEFGPISYVVVMPKKRQALVEFEDVLGACNAVNYAADNQIYIAGHPAFVNYSTSQKISRPGDSDDSRSVNSVLLFTILNPIYSITTDVLYTICNPCGPVQRIVIFRKNGVQAMVEFDSVQSAQRAKASLNGADIYSGCCTLKIEYAKPTRLNVFKNDQDTWDYTNPNLSGQGDPGSNPNKRQRQPPLLGDHPAEYGEGRGFPSVDSRGSCAPARRPPRKFSPVLPLFPSHPPGGPHGGYHSHYHDEGYGPPPPHYEGRRMGPPVGGHRRGPSRYGPQYGHPPPPPPPPEYGPHADSPVLMVYGLDQSKMNCDRVFNVFCLYGNVEKVKFMKSKPGAAMVEMADGYAVDRAITHLNNNFMFGQKLNVCVSKQPAIMPGQSYGLEDGSCSYKDFSESRNNRFSTPEQAAKNRIQHPSNVLHFFNAPLEVTEENFFEICDELGVKRPSSVKVFSGKSERSSSGLLEWESKSDALETLGFLNHYQMKNPNGPYPYTLKLCFSTAQHAS
- the HNRNPL gene encoding heterogeneous nuclear ribonucleoprotein L isoform X3; this translates as MPKKRQALVEFEDVLGACNAVNYAADNQIYIAGHPAFVNYSTSQKISRPGDSDDSRSVNSVLLFTILNPIYSITTDVLYTICNPCGPVQRIVIFRKNGVQAMVEFDSVQSAQRAKASLNGADIYSGCCTLKIEYAKPTRLNVFKNDQDTWDYTNPNLSGQGDPGSNPNKRQRQPPLLGDHPAEYGEGRGFPSVDSRGSCAPARRPPRKFSPVLPLFPSHPPGGPHGGYHSHYHDEGYGPPPPHYEGRRMGPPVGGHRRGPSRYGPQYGHPPPPPPPPEYGPHADSPVLMVYGLDQSKMNCDRVFNVFCLYGNVEKVKFMKSKPGAAMVEMADGYAVDRAITHLNNNFMFGQKLNVCVSKQPAIMPGQSYGLEDGSCSYKDFSESRNNRFSTPEQAAKNRIQHPSNVLHFFNAPLEVTEENFFEICDELGVKRPSSVKVFSGKSERSSSGLLEWESKSDALETLGFLNHYQMKNPNGPYPYTLKLCFSTAQHAS